The Vitis riparia cultivar Riparia Gloire de Montpellier isolate 1030 chromosome 3, EGFV_Vit.rip_1.0, whole genome shotgun sequence genome includes a region encoding these proteins:
- the LOC117911813 gene encoding auxin-responsive protein SAUR64-like produces MISAKKLIKMARKWQKMAAIRRKRISLPRTSREVDAESCSTSSTAEKGHFVVYSADESRFVVPLPYLNSNIFRELFKMSEEEFGLPSNGPITLPFDAVFIEYIISLVQQSIAKDLEKALLTAIATGRCLSTSNLCQEQGNQQLLVCRC; encoded by the coding sequence ATGATCAGTGCCAAGAAGCTCATCAAAATGGCAAGGAAGTGGCAGAAGATGGCTGCCATCAGGAGGAAAAGAATCTCATTGCCTAGAACTAGTAGAGAAGTGGATGCAGAAAGTTGCAGTACATCATCAACTGCTGAAAAGGGCCATTTTGTTGTATACAGTGCTGATGAGAGCCGCTTTGTTGTGCCCTTACCATATCTCAACAGCAACATCTTTAGGGAGCTCTTCAAGATGTCTGAAGAAGAGTTTGGACTGCCCAGCAATGGCCCCATCACTTTGCCCTTTGATGCAGTCTTCATTGAGTATATAATCTCTCTGGTTCAACAATCCATTGCCAAAGACCTAGAGAAAGCATTGCTCACAGCCATAGCAACCGGACGCTGCTTATCAACCTCCAATCTCTGTCAAGAACAAGGAAACCAACAATTGCTAGTTTGTAgatgttaa
- the LOC117911770 gene encoding auxin-responsive protein SAUR67-like, with the protein MISPKKLIRMARKWQKMAALGRKRISLQRINKGVNEDCCSTSSVADKGHFVVYSSDRRRFVIPLAYLNSEIFSELFQMSEEEFGIQSAGPIILLCDSVFLDYVISFIQRGVAKELESALILSIAPSNCSYSSYFHQEQTNEQLLLCAC; encoded by the coding sequence ATGATCAGTCCCAAGAAGCTCATCAGAATGGCAAGGAAGTGGCAGAAGATGGCTGCCCTTGGAAGGAAAAGGATCTCATTACAAAGAATCAACAAGGGTGTGAATGAAGATTGCTGCAGCACATCATCAGTGGCTGATAAAGGCCATTTTGTTGTTTACAGCTCTGATAGAAGACGCTTTGTGATTCCCTTGGCGTATCTTAACAGTGAAATCTTCAGTGAGCTTTTCCAAATGTCTGAGGAGGAGTTTGGGATACAAAGTGCAGGCCCCATCATACTGCTGTGTGATTCAGTTTTTTTGGACTATGTGATCTCATTCATCCAACGTGGTGTTGCTAAAGAGTTGGAGAGCGCTTTGATCTTGTCCATAGCTCCCAGTAACTGCTCATATTCTTCGTACTTCCACCAAGAACAGACCAATGAGCAATTACTATTATGTGCTTGCTGA
- the LOC117911880 gene encoding auxin-responsive protein SAUR68-like yields MINPKKLVKMAREWQKVAAIRRKRISLPRTRQYLGAGHCSTSSVADKGHFVVYTADQRRFMIPLVYLNSEIFRELFEMSEEEFGLPSDGPITLPCDSFFMEYILFLVQRGVAKNLEKALLTSVAYTQSSSSIFSQREQMNSRLLVCSY; encoded by the coding sequence atgatcaatcccaagaaacTCGTCAAGATGGCAAGGGAGTGGCAGAAGGTAGCCGCCATCAGGAGGAAGAGAATTTCTCTACCAAGAACCCGTCAGTATTTGGGTGCTGGCCATTGTAGTACATCATCAGTTGCTGATAAGGGCCATTTTGTTGTCTACACAGCTGACCAACGACGATTCATGATTCCATTAGTTTATCTCAACAGTGAGATCTTCAGAGAGCTCTTTGAGATGTCTGAAGAGGAGTTTGGGCTGCCAAGTGACGGACCTATCACACTTCCTTGTGACTCATTCTTCATGGAGTACATCCTCTTTTTGGTCCAGAGAGGTGTAGCTAAAAATCTGGAGAAAGCTTTGCTTACCTCAGTTGCTTACACTCAGTCCTCATCTTCTATCTTTTCCCAACGAGAACAGATGAACTCGAGATTACTTGTTTGTAGTTACTGA
- the LOC117911596 gene encoding auxin-responsive protein SAUR68-like has product MIGPKKLIKMARKGQEVAAIRWKRISLPRIDQGLHADCCSTSSVADKGHFVVYTPDQIRFIISLAYLNTQIFRDLFKMSEGKFGLPSDGPITLPCDSFFMEYIVFLLQSSVAKDLEKALLMSVANTRPSSPFFSHQQMNLN; this is encoded by the coding sequence ATGATCGGTCCCAAGAAACTCATCAAGATGGCAAGGAAGGGGCAGGAGGTAGCTGCCATCAGGTGGAAGAGGATTTCTCTTCCAAGAATTGATCAGGGTCTTCATGCTGACTGTTGTAGTACATCATCAGTGGCTGATAAGGGCCATTTTGTAGTCTACACACCTGACCAGATACGCTTTATAATTTCCCTAGCCTATCTCAACACACAGATCTTCAGAGACCTCTTCAAAATGTCAGAAGGGAAGTTTGGACTGCCTAGTGATGGACCTATCACATTGCCTTGTGACTCATTCTTCATGGAGTACATTGTCTTCTTGTTGCAGAGTAGTGTAGCTAAAGATCTAGAGAAAGCTTTGCTTATGTCAGTTGCTAACACTAGGCCctcttctcctttcttttccCACCAACAGATGAACCTGAATTAA
- the LOC117911757 gene encoding auxin-responsive protein SAUR64-like, whose translation MISAKKLIKMARNWQKMAAIRRKRIILPRTSGEVDADGCSTSTAEKGHFVVYSSDESRFVVPLPYLNSNIFRELFKMSEEEFGLPSNGPITLPCDAVFIEYIISLVQQSIAKDLEKALLTAIATGCCLSTSNLCQEQGSQQLLICGY comes from the coding sequence ATGATCAGTGCCAAGAAGCTCATCAAAATGGCAAGGAATTGGCAGAAGATGGCTGCCATCAGGAGGAAAAGAATCATATTGCCAAGAACTAGTGGAGAAGTGGATGCAGACGGTTGCAGTACATCTACTGCTGAAAAGGGCCATTTTGTTGTATACAGTTCCGATGAGAGCCGCTTTGTTGTGCCCTTACCGTATCTCAACAGCAACATCTTTAGGGAGCTCTTCAAGATGTCTGAAGAGGAGTTTGGATTGCCCAGCAATGGCCCCATCACTTTGCCCTGTGACGCAGTCTTCATTGAGTATATAATCTCTCTGGTTCAGCAATCCATTGCCAAAGACCTAGAGAAAGCATTGCTCACAGCCATAGCAACCGGGTGCTGCTTATCAACCTCCAATCTCTGTCAAGAACAAGGAAGCCAACAATTACTAATATGTGGATATTAA
- the LOC117911795 gene encoding auxin-responsive protein SAUR67-like codes for MISTKNLSRVARKWQKLAPLRHRRISLGGTDAWSCNTSPVADKGHFVVYTSDRIRFVVPLVYLDNVIFRELFQMAEEEFGLPGNGPIILPCDAVFMEYAVSLIQRHVAKDLEKALLMSIAADRCSSSSYFHQDQSNQQLLICGF; via the coding sequence ATGATCAGTACTAAGAACCTCAGCAGAGTAGCAAGGAAGTGGCAGAAGCTGGCCCCTTTGAGACATAGAAGAATCTCGTTGGGAGGCACCGATGCATGGAGCTGCAACACATCACCAGTGGCTGATAAGGGCCACTTTGTGGTGTACACTTCTGATAGAATACGCTTTGTAGTTCCCTTGGTTTATCTTGACAATGTTATCTTCAGAGAGCTCTTTCAAATGGCAGAAGAGGAGTTTGGGCTGCCAGGAAATGGCCCTATCATACTGCCATGTGATGCAGTTTTCATGGAGTATGCAGTCTCTTTGATTCAAAGACATGTAGCTAAAGATCTCGAGAAAGCATTGCTCATGTCCATAGCTGCAGATCGCTGCTCATCATCTTCATATTTCCATCAAGATCAATCCAACCAACAGTTACTGATTTGTGGCTTTTGA
- the LOC117911711 gene encoding auxin-responsive protein SAUR64-like — MIKMARKWQKLTSMRKQISLQRRNGDIAYTDSSSSSTTSSRAEKGHFVVYTIDQTRFVFPIVYLSNHIFRELFKMSEEEFGLPRDGPIMLPCDAVFMNYVVFLIKRRVTKDMEKALLMSMATSQCSRCHSLCQEESSQHVLLRGF, encoded by the coding sequence ATGATCAAGATGGCAAGGAAGTGGCAGAAGCTAACTTCAATGAGGAAACAGATTTCACTGCAGAGAAGAAATGGAGATATTGCATATACTGACAGCAGCAGCAGTAGTACTACTTCATCAAGAGCTGAGAAGGGCCATTTTGTTGTCTACACAATAGACCAGACCCGGTTTGTGTTTCCCATAGTGTATCTCAGCAACCACATCTTCAGAGAGCTCTTCAAGATGTCTGAGGAAGAGTTTGGATTGCCCAGAGATGGACCCATCATGCTGCCATGCGATGCGGTCTTTATGAACTATGTAGTGTTCTTGATAAAGCGGCGTGTGACTAAAGACATGGAGAAAGCTCTGCTCATGTCCATGGCTACTAGTCAATGCTCACGGTGTCATTCTCTTTGTCAAGAAGAAAGCAGTCAGCATGTGCTTCTCCGTGGCTTCTGA
- the LOC117911398 gene encoding lysine histidine transporter-like 8: MNMGDHSEVSSAPITPRPMTPRQGTPPISAPITPRPMTPRQGTPPISAPITPRPMTPRLMTPPISAPPSQFHSPSLSRSPLLISIGGDQVEPAGKTPKTSKTSTPRTSRTPNFRTPIIRTPRFITPLGSPIRKALRFTKLDPQDAWLPITESRNGNIYYAAFHTLSSGIIGIQALVLPVAFTVLGWTWGTICLTAAFIWQLYTLYLLVHLHESPETGMRFSRYLQLFNATFGEKMGNIFAIFPIMYLSGGTCVALIIMGGSTMKQFYLTVCGGAACSPNPPTTAEWYLIFTCAAVVLSQLPNLNSIAGVSLIGAVTAVTYCTMIWVVSVAEGSLSGVSYNPVSSSSEIGRIFDVLNALGIIAFAFRGHNLILEIQATMPSDEKHPSHVPMWKGVKVSYTIIAMCLFPLTFGGYWAYGQSIPSDGGVLAALFQYHGRDTSQVILGLTSLFVIINAVSSFQIYGMPTFDDIESKYTMRKKKPCPKWLRALIRALFGFGCYLMAVALPFVSKLTGLLGGFALPITLAYPCFLWLKTKKPKMYSPSWLINWGLGTSGMGLSVIVIVASIYVLIDTGIHVSFFNP; the protein is encoded by the exons ATGAACATGGGTGATCACAGTGAAGTTAGCTCTGCTCCAATTACTCCTAGGCCGATGACACCAAGGCAAGGGACACCGCCTATATCGGCTCCAATTACCCCTAGGCCAATGACACCAAGGCAAGGGACACCGCCTATATCGGCTCCAATTACCCCTAGGCCAATGACACCAAGGCTAATGACACCGCCCATATCGGCTCCTCCGTCGCAGTTCCACTCTCCTTCCCTCTCCCGGTCACCGCTGCTAATTTCCATCGGAGGAGACCAAGTGGAACCTGCAGGCAAAACACCCAAAACATCCAAAACATCAACACCCAGAACATCCAGGACTCCGAATTTTAGGACTCCTATAATCAGAACCCCTCGCTTCATTACTCCCTTGGGGAGCCCCATTAGGAAGGCGTTGCGCTTCACTAAGCTCGACCCTCAAGATGCTTGGCTGCCCATCACTGAGTCAAGAAATGGAAATATATACTATGCTGCCTTCCACACCCTCTCTTCTGGGATAATTGGAATTCAAGCCCTAGTCCTCCCTGTGGCCTTCACTGTTCTTGGGTG GACATGGGGGACCATCTGCTTGACAGCAGCATTCATATGGCAACTCTACACTCTATACTTACTTGTCCATCTCCATGAATCCCCCGAAACCGGCATGCGATTCAGCCGATACCTTCAGCTCTTCAATGCAACTTTTG GTGAGAAGATGGGGAATATTTTTGCGATATTTCCGATAATGTATCTATCAGGAGGAACATGTGTTGCCCTAATCATCATGGGAGGCTCAACAATGAAGCAGTTCTACCTGACAGTCTGCGGTGGCGCCGCCTGCTCGCCGAACCCACCAACAACTGCAGAGTGGTACTTGATATTCACATGTGCTGCAGTTGTGCTGTCCCAGCTGCCCAACTTGAACTCCATCGCCGGTGTTTCGCTGATCGGCGCTGTCACTGCAGTGACCTATTGTACCATGATATGGGTAGTGTCTGTGGCTGAGGGGAGCTTGTCTGGGGTTTCATACAATCCAGTTTCGTCCAGCTCAGAAATTGGTAGAATTTTTGATGTTTTGAATGCACTTGGGATCATTGCTTTTGCCTTCAGAGGCCACAACCTCATCCTTGAGATTCAG GCCACAATGCCATCTGATGAGAAGCATCCATCACATGTGCCAATGTGGAAGGGTGTCAAGGTTTCATATACGATAATTGCAATGTGTCTCTTTCCCCTAACCTTTGGGGGCTATTGGGCATATGGTCAATCG ATACCGAGCGATGGGGGCGTGCTAGCGGCATTGTTTCAATACCATGGCCGTGACACATCTCAAGTCATCTTAGGACTAACAAGCTTATTCGTCATAATTAACGCGGTAAGCTCTTTCCAAATCTATGGCATGCCAACATTCGACGACATCGAGTCCAAGTACACCATGAGAAAGAAGAAGCCATGTCCAAAGTGGCTCAGGGCACTTATCCGGGCCTTGTTTGGATTTGGGTGCTACTTAATGGCCGTGGCCTTACCATTCGTGAGCAAGTTGACTGGACTTCTTGGTGGCTTCGCCCTACCAATCACATTAGCCTATCCATGCTTCCTGTGGCTCAAGACCAAGAAACCAAAAATGTATAGCCCAAGTTGGTTGATTAATTGGGGATTAGGGACATCAGGGATGGGGCTAAGCGTAATAGTAATCGTGGCCAGTATATATGTTCTGATTGATACTGGGATTCACGTTAGCTTCTTTAATCCTTAG